A window of the Nycticebus coucang isolate mNycCou1 chromosome 3, mNycCou1.pri, whole genome shotgun sequence genome harbors these coding sequences:
- the ASAH2 gene encoding neutral ceramidase isoform X4, with the protein MRPHLQFMDHTLCQLTSSSSKALLRPLLRIVDRAPIGRMFGDVLQPAKPTYQVGEVAEVTFVGANPKNSAENRTHQTFLTVEKYEAASASWQTVDNDVSWETRFHWHKGLLGQSNATIEWHIPDTAQPGIYRIKYFGHNRKQDILKPAVILSFEGTSSAFEVVTT; encoded by the exons ATGAGGCCGCATCTACAATTTATGGACCACACACTCTGTCAGCTTACATCCAGCTCTTCCAAGGCCTTGCTAAGGCCATTGCTACG CATTGTGGATAGAGCACCAATCGGCAGAATGTTTGGGGATGTCCTGCAGCCGGCTAAACCCACTTACCAAGTG gGAGAAGTTGCTGAAGTTACATTTGTAGGTGCTAACCCGAAAAATTCAGCAGAAAACCGG ACTCATCAGACCTTCCTCACTGTGGAGAAGTATGAGGCGGCGTCAGCCTCATGGCAGACAGTGGATAACGATGTCTCCTGGGAGACGCG TTTTCATTGGCACAAGGGATTACTGGGTCAGAGCAATGCAACCATAGAATGGCATATTCCGGACACTGCCCAGCCTGGAATctacagaataaaatatttcGGACACAATCGGAAGCAGGACATTCTGAAGCCCGCTGTCATACTTTCATTTGAAGGCACTTCCTCTGCTTTTGAAGTTGTAACCACTTAG